The following coding sequences lie in one Babylonia areolata isolate BAREFJ2019XMU chromosome 7, ASM4173473v1, whole genome shotgun sequence genomic window:
- the LOC143284335 gene encoding uncharacterized protein LOC143284335 yields MFRLATPLASAQPISDFDDISTIITHSSLTSSRKAAPWQHSLQDNGHVFYVELTDRGHPKTLRNTTTDNNKNTNTNNTTTTAKNTTNTATTNNTTNSSTTSSFPGSSSTCLRTDARSVCSLCSTRSCHSCASGDTGYSSDADAHSTQSRGGGGRGRRRRRRGRGMLTRGWWWGDSRGQHPSLDGSHDPDTLSLQAADFDLDLDLDDLDLDDFDGDDDYDDDDDDDGVSVDLLLDADRGWRRSRSGRGSGTVGREPWLVDKDREHLTELAPRTKSSPQQWRVEDDDVEVVVDRDSSCERTRTCLGLRGGGGERGGGGIGGHRKEPPRPCSGCRGGGGGGGGVSGLCKRHYSYRLGAAELTCPEADSVPSGIHLRHTCKCRREGGGGGGGGEKRGEKGGGGRRDVEAELELCKGDVETSKSHQENNTYKEVVLRLGPPSSSSATSSHAAGGSSKIRWLEDALGIVPGRVPVSGQPQDHRARSCGGRERAEGEGGERVVIRALTPGGPALKSRQLVVGQQVVSINGRQVTWSTLETVLSSLHHSRKVRLTVTHPGNSTTSQSSFSSSSSSSTTTTTTTTTTTTTTFDATTPTAASTTTIKATATSGHLLHDPLSVLGVLKDHPHHNHNNNADDIDHLITPASSSSSSSSSSSSSSFVLGHKDLSKEWEGVCVLYMSLPEEGEGKGKEEEEKEDEDVVYEFSGVVGVGGEGSDSDSSRRGVFPGQRKVSVGRRLRGCFFTLHHLLAEGGADSRVRLLRVGVDSGTVNVACWKEGQDLLIVTAPNQRLQSSQLLTTTKSIVRLVRLLYGSMDLAFGSQKNHQSLDQFFACMFSSGVQPGCLKGTYSCLPTTLTGYMNYLSLPDDVLVSISDTLTEYEAADFVRLAESDGGGRRSFTVLGSMVMYKGHVTCSHLPAEDAIDVWTFLQNSGLRQLTATTTTTTTTTTTTTRHHRHHHLQQQQQQQQQKQLLHQMLVWREVFPTRLCHEVAGINNVFGYSEPHARWFFLVVGLKNTLLACILEAGGYSTLQEGVCGPDPLFVDQARAALVKLHSPDIVSACEIRLSGEGLPPTVTADKAHNLPSSSSSSSYSSASSSFPRPPSLPQAPRDVLPPPHHTLAKSSSPIHPSSSSSEQRGVGRGDCALSSSSSSSSSSSSLFQDRHQGEGWESGAGGRVGGGEFKSSELLRPSSSSAAAGLCCSSARGGHVVSSDVNPCKLSAGKDNSLFLFCQVNQQEGVMISSPDPADADDCRQGAGRSLALHRHVTDNFYRCVTQIHSHFARSAVPRGYRGGGGVLEGFEEDHSVAGCREEGVMFTCPPSDRHDGKKSAAPPLVYWVVGRKFRNLQSREIYVCFRDSTPQNVVDLAFRLCLGSMTCA; encoded by the exons TTCGCTGACCAGCAGCAGGAAGGCGGCGCCATGGCAGCACTCCTTGCAGGACAACGGGCACGTCTTCTACGTGGAGCTGACCGACAGGGGCCACCCGAAGACCCTCAGgaacaccaccaccgacaacaacaaaaacaccaataccaacaataccaccaccaccgccaaaaacacaaccaataccgccaccaccaacaacaccaccaacagcagcaccacctcctccttcccaggCTCGAGCAGCACGTGCCTCAGGACGGACGCCCGCAGCGTGTGTTCCCTGTGCAGCACGAGGTCCTGCCACAGCTGCGCCAGCGGGGACACAGGCTACTCCTCGGACGCGGACGCCCACTCCACGCAGTCGCGAGGAGGcggcgggagggggaggaggaggaggaggagagggagggggatgttgacgagaggatggtggtggggggacagCCGGGGGCAGCACCCCTCTCTGGACGGCAGCCACGACCCCGACACCCTCTCCTTGCAGGCTGCGGACTTTGACCTTGACCTGGACCTGGACGATCTCGACCTGGATGActtcgatggtgatgatgattatgatgatgacgatgatgacgacggggTGTCGGTGGACTTGCTTCTGGACGCGGACCGCggatggaggaggagcaggagcggAAGGGGGAGCGGGACTGTGGGGCGAGAGCCATGGTTggtggacaaagacagagagcaccTCACAGAGCTCGCTCCCAGGACAAAGTCCTCTCCGCAGCAGTGGCGGGTGGAGGACGATGATGTAGAAGTAGTGGTGGACAGGGACTCGAGCTGTGAGAGGACCAGGACATGTTTGGggctgagaggaggaggaggagaaagaggaggaggaggaattggagGACATCGCAAGGAGCCTCCTCGCCCGTGCTCggggtgtcgtggtggtggtggtggtggtggtggggtctcCGGCCTGTGCAAGAGACACTACTCGTACAGACTGGGTGCTGCAGAACTGACGTGTCCCGAGGCTGACTCCGTTCCCTCAGGGATTCACCTCCGCCACACTTGCAAGtgtagaagagaaggaggaggaggaggaggaggaggagagaaaagaggagaaaaaggaggaggaggaagaagagacgtGGAAGCAGAACTGGAACTCTGTAAGGGAGATGTCGAGACCTCCAAGAGTCACCAGGAGAACAATACCTACAAAGAGGTCGTGCTTCGTTTAggaccaccctcctcctcctctgccaccTCCTCCCACGCCGCCGGCGGGTCCAGCAAGATCCGGTGGCTGGAGGACGCCCTGGGCATCGTTCCCGGGCGCGTGCCCGTGTCGGGTCAGCCTCAGGACCACCGTGCCCGCTCCTGTGGGGGCcgggagagggcggagggggagggcggggagagggtggTCATCAGGGCGCTGACGCCGGGAGGTCCTGCACTGAAGAGCAGGCAGCTGGTCGTTG GTCAGCAGGTGGTCAGCATCAATGGCCGACAGGTGACGTGGTCCACCCTAGAGACGgtcctctcttccctccatcaCTCCAGAAAG GTGCGGCTGACAGTCACACATCCCGGAAACTCTACTACCTCCcagtcctctttctcctcctcgtcctcctcctccacaacgacgacgacgacgaccaccaccaccaccaccactaccttcgATGCCACCACCCCCACAGCCGCCAGCACTACCACCATCAAAGCCACCGCGACCTCGGGACATCTTCTGCACGATCCACTCAGCGTCCTCGGGGTCTTGAaggaccacccccaccacaaccacaacaacaacgctgACGACATTGACCATCTCATcacccctgcctcctcctcctcctcctcctcctcctcttcctcctcttcctccttcgtcTTGGGACACAAAGACCTTTCCAAAGaatgggaaggagtgtgtgtgctgtacatgtCCCTTCCGGAAGAgggtgaagggaaggggaaggaggaggaggagaaggaggatgaggacgtGGTGTACGAATTTTCTGGGGTCGTCGGGGTCGGCGGTGAGGGGTCAGACTCAGACTCCAGCAGGCGTGGGGTCTTTCCCGGCCAGCGAAAAGTGTCCGTGGGGCGTCGTTTGCGGGGGTGCTTTTTCACCTTGCACCATCTGCTGGCTGAAGGAGGGGCGGATTCTCGCGTGAGAtt GCTGAGAGTGGGAGTTGACAGCGGAACGGTGAACGTGGCTTGCTGGAAAGAGGGACAGGACCTGCTCATTGTTACTGCACCAaaccagag GTTGCAATCCTCCCAGCTGCTGACCACCACGAAGAGCATCGTTCGTTTGGTCAGGCTCCTGTACGGCTCCATGGACCTGGCGTTCGGATCCCAGAAAAACCACCAGTCTTTGGACCAATTCTTCGCCTGCATGTTTTCTTCTGGAGTGCAGCCCGGCTGTCTCAAGGGAACCTACTCATGCCTGCCTACGACGTTGACCGGTTACATGAATTACCTCTCTTTACCTGATGACGTGTTG GTATCCATTAGCGACACGTTGACAGAATATGAAGCCGCCGATTTTGTGCGTTTG GCGGAGTCAGATGGTGGTGGACGCCGGTCGTTCACCGTTCTGGGTTCCATGGTGATGTACAAG ggTCACGTGACCTGCAGCCACCTTCCGGCGGAAGACGCCATAGACGTGTGGACGTTCCTGCAAAACAGCGGTCTGAGGCAGCTCactgccacaacaacaacgacgacgacaacgacaacgacgacgacgaggcatcatcgtcatcatcatctgcagcagcagcagcagcagcagcagcagaagcagttgcTGCATCAGATGTTGGTGTGGAGAGAGGTGTTTCCCACACGGCTTTGTCACGAGGTGGCGGGCATCAACAATGTGTTCGGCTATTCAGAGCCTCACGCTCGCTGGTTCTTCTTGGTGGTTGGGCTG aAAAATACACTTCTGGCTTGTATTCTGGAAGCAGGGGGATATTCTACATT gcaggagggtgtgtgtggtccTGACCCGCTGTTTGTGGACCAGGCACGTGCAGCACTGGTCAAGCTGCACAGTCCGGACATCGTGTCAGCCTGTGAGATCAG actgagtgGCGAAGGACTCCCTCCGACCGTCACCGCTGACAAGGCCCATAatctaccttcctcctcctcttcctcctcctactcctccgcttcctcctccttcccaagaCCACCATCTCTCCCCCAAGCACCTCGAGACGTCCTTCCCCCTCCGCATCACACCCTCGCTAAAAGctcctcacccatccacccctcctcttcctcttcagagcagagaggggtggggagaggtgattgcgccctctcctcttcctcctcctcctcttcctcctcctcctccctcttccaggATCGTCACCAGGGAgaagggtgggagagtggggcaggtggaagggtggggggtggtgagttCAAGTCTTCGGAGCTGCTTCGCCCGTCTtcatcttctgctgctgctggtctgtGCTGCAGCTCTGCCCGGGGTGGACATGTCGTCAGCAGTGATGTGAACCCTTGCAA ACTGAGCGCCGGCAAGGACAATTCCCTCTTCCTGTTCTGCCAAGTGAACCAACAGGAAGGGGTGATGATTAGCTCCCCTGACCCAGCAGATGCCGATGACTGCCGGCAGGGGGCGGGGCGCAGCCTCGCGTTGCATCGTCACGTGACAGACAACTTCTACCGCTGCGTAACCCAGATCCACTCCCACTTTGCCCGCTCTGCTGTTCCCAGG GGGTaccggggaggaggaggggtgctgGAGGGCTTTGAGGAGGACCACAGCGTGgcggggtgcagggaggagggggtcatGTTCACCTGCCCCCCGTCTGACAGACACGACGGCAAGAAGTCTGCCGCCCCTCCTCTCGTCTACTGGGTAGTCGG GAGGAAGTTCCGGAACCTACAGTCACGGGAAATCTACGTGTGTTTCCGTGACTCCACCCCTCAGAACGTTGTGGACCTCGCCTTTCGCCTGTGTCTGGGGTCCATGACCTGTGCCTGA